From the Pseudomonas monsensis genome, the window CCGTAGAAACCGCTGTCCCAGCTTTGCAGATCGGCGCAGCCCTGTTCGGCGGCGTAGGCGCGCAGCTGTTGCAGGTCCTGCGCGGCGAACGGCTTGCTGCGCTTGGCCAGGTCGCGCAGGAAGCTCAGCACCTGATCGCTGGACTCGGCCATTTTGGTCGCCAGGCTCAGCTCGGAGAAGCTGGCAAAACCCAGCAGCCTGGCCAGTTCCTGACGCAGGTCGAGGATCTCCTCCATGACTGGACCGTTGTCGTTCTGCCCGGCATTCGGGCCTTGATCCGACGCACGGGTGCAATAGGCGGCGTAGACTTCTTCACGCAGCGCGCGGTCCTGGGCGTAGGTCATTACCGCGTAGTAGCTCGGGAATTCCAGGGTGATCAGCCAGCCATCGAGACCTTTAGCCTGGGCGGCGGCCGCCATCTGCGCCTTGGCCGAATCGGTCAGGCCGGCGAGGGCGGCTTCGTCGGTGATGTGCTTGGTCCAGGCTTGTGTGGCATCGAGCAACTGGTTGGAGAAGCGGCTGCCCAGCTCGGACAGTTTGCTCTGCACTTCGGCGTAACGCTTCTGTTCAGCTTCCGGCAGGTCGATACCCGACAGGCGGAAATCGCGCAGGGCATGTTCCAGAATGGTTTTTTGTGCCACGTCGAAACCGGCGGCTTCCTGGCTGTTAGCCAGCGCCTCATAGGCCTGGAACAGTTCGCGGTTCTGGCCCATTTCGGTGGAGTAGGCGCTCAGGGCCGGCAGGCACGACTCGTAGGCTTCACGCAGTTCGGCGCTGTTGCACACGGCGTTGAGGTGGCTGACCGGGCTCCAGGCGGCGCCGAGGCGATCATTGAGTTCGTCCATTGCCAGTACCAGACCGGCCCAGGTCGGGTTCTGGCCTTGGGTCTTGAGGATTTCGGCAATGGCGGCGCGGTTGTCGGCCAGAATGGTTTCGATGGCCGGCAGGACGTGTTCGGCACGGATCGTGGAGAACGGTGGCAGGTCGTAGGACTGCAGCAGAGGGTTGTTCACGCTCACGGTTGGCACCTTGGCTGGAAGAAACATGCGCCCATCTTAATTACAATCGGCATTCACCGCAGCTATCGGCGACAGAGAGAGAACTTATCGTGTCCGTTCGCAAGTACCAGAATCACACCCCGCAGCTTCGCGAAGGCGCGTTTGTCGACGCCTCGGCGGTGGTGATCGGCGACGTTGAAATCGGCGAAAACAGCTCCGTGTGGCCGCTGACCGTGATCCGTGGCGACATGCACCGCATCCGCATCGGCGCGCGCACCAGCGTGCAGGACGGCTGCGTGCTGCACATCACCCACGCCGGTCCGTTCAACCCGGACGGCTTCCCGCTGCTGATCGGCGATGACGTGACCATCGCCCACAAGGTCATGCTGCATGGCTGCAGCGTCGGCAGTCGCGTGTTGATCGGCATGGGTAGCATCGTCATGGATGGCGCGGTGGTCGAGGACGACGTGATCATCGGCGCCGGCAGCCTGGTGCCGCCGGGCAAGCGCCTGGAAAGCGGCTTTCTGTATGTTGGCAGTCCGGTGAAACAGGTGCGTGCACTGACTGACAAGGAGCGCGCCTTCTTCACCTACAGCGCGGCGAACTACGTGAAGCTCAAGGACCTGCATCTGGCCGAAGGCTACGACCAGCTCTGAAACGACTGACACCCGCACAGGATTTCTCATGCACTACCAGACCGTACTGTTCGACCTCGATGGCACCCTGACCGACCCGCGTGAGGGCATCACCCGTTCCATCCAGTTCGCCCTCGGCAAGCTCGGCATCGACGAGCCGGACCTGACCAGACTTGAACACTTCATCGGCCCGCCGCTGCTGCAGGCGTTCATGCAGTTCTATGGTTTCGATGAGGCCAAGGCGTGGCAGGCGGTGAATTTCTATCGCGAACGCTTCAAGGTCACCGGCCTGTATGAAAACCGCGTGTTTGATGGTGTCACGCCTTTATTGGAAACCCTGAGCGGGCAGGGACGGCAGCTGTATATCGCCACGTCGAAACCGTGGGAATTTGCCCGCGAGATTGCCCGGCATTTTGATTTTGCCCGGCACTTCAAGGTGATCTACGGCAGTGAGCTGGACGGCACGCGGACCAATAAGGTCGAGCTGATTGCGCATCTGATCAAGGAAGAAGGGCTGGACCCGGCCAATACGTTGATGATCGGCGATCGTAAGCACGATCTGATCGGGGCGCGCAGCAATGGGCTGGATGCGGCGGCGGTCGGTTATGGGTTTGGCAGTTTCGAAGAGTTGAGTGCGGAGGCGCCGGCTTATCATTTTGAAACGCTGGACGAGTTGCATCAGGCATTCCTGCGGCGCTGATTAATACACCATCGCTGGCAAGCCAGCTCCCACAGGGACAGCGGTGAACCTGAGCACATCGCTCACCTGTGGGAGCTGGCTTGCCAGCGATGAGGCCAATTCAGCCACGGAAAGTCTGAGCGTCTGCCAATGCTTTCAGCGCCGCTTTGCGCTTAGCCACCGGCAGCGCCCCCAACTTCTCCACTTCAGCATAAAACCTCGGCCAATCCCCCCCAACCTGCCTGAACAACGCCGAAAACGCCGGCACCCACTGGTCATACAGCCCGAACGGCAACAGCCGCGCATTGTTCAGCGGCAAATTCACCCATGCGTCATAACGCTTGTCTCCGGCCCACAGGCTGTCACGCATCATTCGATATTCGCGACGGAACTGCTCGAACGCTGCGGCCTTACGTTCGCGCATCTGCTCGGCCGGCAGCGGTTGGGCATAGAGTTTTTCCAGCCGGGAGCGCGTTTCCAGCACCCGCTCGATGAACTGGTCACGCTGCTTGAGCTGCGAGTCGTTCTGCGCCGGCAACCCGCGAAACGCGCGCCACTGGCGGGTCCCTTCCTGCTCGACGAACGTGGCGAAGGACTCGTTGAACTCGGTGTCATCCTTCACATAGAAGCGCTGATGGGCCAGCTCATGGAAGATCAGGGTGGCCAGACGCTCATCGCCCCAGCCCATCATCGAATTGAGAATCGGGTCATTGAACCAGCCGAGTGTCGAATAGGCTTCGACGCCGCCAATCGCCACGTCCATGCCTTGCAGACGCTGGATCGCCGCTTCGCCCCGTGCCGCGCTCTGGCTGTAGTAGCCGCGATAGGCCACGCAACCGGCGATCGGGAAGCAATGATTCTGCGGGGTCAGAGAAAACTCCGGGGTGACGAACACGTTCCACACCACAAATGGCCGGCCGATGTCGGCGTACAGACGATAGCTCTGATTGTCGGGCAGGTGCAGCTGCTCGCTGGCGAAGGTTCGGGCCTTTTGTGACTGAGCCAGGTGCGCGCGCAATTTCTCGTCACGGCTTGGGTCGGCAATCACCCTGGCCACGGGCTCGCGTGCCCGCAGCAGCTGCAACTGACCGCTGGCCAGCTGACTGTAATAGCTGACGCTGGCGCAACCGTTGAGCAACAAAAACATCACCCCCGGAAACAAAATCCGAAAAACGCGATCAAGTAACCCATGGCTTGGAAGCGGCCTGCTCAAAATAAAAATCCTTTGGAAAGTCTGCCCGCAAGACTATCCCGCCATTTGGAGCTTCGCTATGCGCATGTTGTTGCTGACAGGAGGCCTGCTGACACTGGCCGGTTGTGCCGGATTCGGAATGCCTGACCCTGACCCCTCACAAGCCTGGATCGATCTCGATGCCCGGCAACAAGACACGGCGCTGCAAGCGCTGCAGGTCGATAGCCGGGCCACGGTCGACAAGCGTTATTTCGAAGTCCAGCCCGGCAGCCATGAGCTGAAGGTGCGTTATCAGTTTCCGGTGGAGGCGACCAATATCGGCCTCGATGCCGAACCGTTGTGGCGTGATTGCCAGTTGAACGTGAAATTCAAGGACTTCAACGCTGGCCAGCGTTACCAGCTGCAGGCCGGCAGTATCGGCTTCAGGCCTTGGGCCAGGCTCTATGACGAGCAACGAAAAGTCGTAGGGCAGGGAACACCGGCAGGCTGCCAGCGCACATGATCGACGCTATGCTGAGTATTCAGAACGGTGGATATTCATCATGCGCAAGTTGTTGCTGTTGCTCGTTGTCGGTTTCGCGGCTGGTTGTCAGACACCGTTGCCCCCGGTCGACCCACAAATGGCCTGGATCGACTTCTCGACGCCAACCCCCGGCGGCAAACTGCTGATGGCCGAGCGTCTGGATAACCAGCGCCTGAATGACGGGCGCTTTTTCCAGGTCACTCCCGGCAGTCATGAGCTACGCGTGCGCTTTGATTTCGAAGTCTTCGGCGGCGGCGGTGCCTTGATGACTGGCCCGGTGGAGCGCTTGTGTTACCTGTATATCCGCTACGATCATTTCGAAGCCGGGCAGCGTTATACGCTGGAGGGCCGTTCGCTGGCATTCACCCCGAGTGCGAGGCTATATAACGCCAGGCGCGAGATTGTCGCCGAAGACCACGATTACAACTGCATTAATTGAGGCGACTCAGCGGTCGTTCTTCTGATAGATGATCGCTTTTCTACCGTAGTCGCATCGACCGACAATCATGGCAATGTCGTGTTCTTTTGCCTCCTCTT encodes:
- a CDS encoding HAD family hydrolase produces the protein MHYQTVLFDLDGTLTDPREGITRSIQFALGKLGIDEPDLTRLEHFIGPPLLQAFMQFYGFDEAKAWQAVNFYRERFKVTGLYENRVFDGVTPLLETLSGQGRQLYIATSKPWEFAREIARHFDFARHFKVIYGSELDGTRTNKVELIAHLIKEEGLDPANTLMIGDRKHDLIGARSNGLDAAAVGYGFGSFEELSAEAPAYHFETLDELHQAFLRR
- a CDS encoding gamma carbonic anhydrase family protein, giving the protein MSVRKYQNHTPQLREGAFVDASAVVIGDVEIGENSSVWPLTVIRGDMHRIRIGARTSVQDGCVLHITHAGPFNPDGFPLLIGDDVTIAHKVMLHGCSVGSRVLIGMGSIVMDGAVVEDDVIIGAGSLVPPGKRLESGFLYVGSPVKQVRALTDKERAFFTYSAANYVKLKDLHLAEGYDQL
- a CDS encoding aminopeptidase, which encodes MSRPLPSHGLLDRVFRILFPGVMFLLLNGCASVSYYSQLASGQLQLLRAREPVARVIADPSRDEKLRAHLAQSQKARTFASEQLHLPDNQSYRLYADIGRPFVVWNVFVTPEFSLTPQNHCFPIAGCVAYRGYYSQSAARGEAAIQRLQGMDVAIGGVEAYSTLGWFNDPILNSMMGWGDERLATLIFHELAHQRFYVKDDTEFNESFATFVEQEGTRQWRAFRGLPAQNDSQLKQRDQFIERVLETRSRLEKLYAQPLPAEQMRERKAAAFEQFRREYRMMRDSLWAGDKRYDAWVNLPLNNARLLPFGLYDQWVPAFSALFRQVGGDWPRFYAEVEKLGALPVAKRKAALKALADAQTFRG